Within Kutzneria chonburiensis, the genomic segment GGCGAAGTCGTCCATCAGCGTGACGAACTGCTTGGCCTTGTCCAGCACATGGGCCACGTGCGCGGCGATCTGCTCGGGCTGGCCGGTGACGATGCGCGGCAGGAACGTGATCGGCCCGCCGGAGCCCGCCGTCGCGTCCATCGCGCTGGAGTTCGGGAACGTGAACACGGTGGTCTCTCCTGTCAGGCCGGCATCGGACGGTAGACGCGGACCATCGCGAGGCCGCCGAAGTCCGGGGTGAGCAGGCCGTGGTTGTAGAGCTGGCCGCCGGCCCCGGCCACGCCGATGGCCGAGTTGACCACCACCACGTCGCCCGCGTGCACACCGCCGGGGATGTCGCCGAGGTTGCGGGCCACGCCCGAGTACACGCCGATCACGCCCACCTGGGCCTGGTGATCGGGACTCGCGTCCAGCCAGTTGGCGAAACCCGTGCTGTCGTGGGCGAACTGCCCGGCCGACGAGTCGTGACCCAGGCCCGCATGGCCCAGGTAGTCCAGCACGTTGGCCACCGAATGCGGATCGCCCGCGCCGCCGACGCTGTCGTTGAACGCCTGCGCCGCCACCAGGCCGGCCGCCGGGCTCGACCACAGGCTGGCCGTGTTCGCCGTGCCGGCCGACGGGTTGCCGCCGAAGCCCTTGGCCACCGCGCGGTCGGCGTCGTCGTAGGCGTCCGCGCTCTTGCGGATCAGGTCGTTGACGGCTTGCAGGCCCTTCAGCAGCGACTGCAACGCGGCCACCTGCTGCGCCTGCATCGCGACGTTGCCCGAGGCCACCGCGTCGCCGATCATCGCGAACGAGGTCGGCGCCAACACCAGTGCCTCCAGGTCGAGCACGGCGTTGACGGTCTGCATGATGATGCCGCCGATGTTGCCGACCGCGGACCGCATGGCCTCCGGACGCACCTCGTACTGACCGGTGTCCATCCCACTCCCTCCCTGGTCGGCGACCTTGTGAGACGGAGAGTAGAGCGGACACCAGA encodes:
- a CDS encoding WXG100 family type VII secretion target, whose product is MDTGQYEVRPEAMRSAVGNIGGIIMQTVNAVLDLEALVLAPTSFAMIGDAVASGNVAMQAQQVAALQSLLKGLQAVNDLIRKSADAYDDADRAVAKGFGGNPSAGTANTASLWSSPAAGLVAAQAFNDSVGGAGDPHSVANVLDYLGHAGLGHDSSAGQFAHDSTGFANWLDASPDHQAQVGVIGVYSGVARNLGDIPGGVHAGDVVVVNSAIGVAGAGGQLYNHGLLTPDFGGLAMVRVYRPMPA